CCGCCTGCAGTCGGCTGCGCTGCTCTGAGGAGCAGGTCAGCTTCAGCTTAGCGGTGCGAACGATGTTCACAGGAGATATCATATGATCCAGAGCTTTGAAGAACAAGTCCCACCTGACGGCGGGACACTCGCTCCTCCCATGACTAAAGTCACGGGGGTCCGCGAGTGAAAAGCCTGAACACCGTCGGGAAGATCAAGTCCGAGATGTTCAACCAGGACGAGGATTCCCAGGCTGAGTGATCTGCCCGGGTTCTACCGGGTGGCGGGGGCGTATGGGGGGAGTTGTGAGAAAGTTGGGCGGCGGCTGTGAGACCCCTGTGAGACACTGGACGGCAGAGTCTGAGGAGAGCCCGACCCCGCCTGGACTGTCCAAGGAGTGCTCCTGTGACCCGTACTGTTTCCTTTCTCGGCCTGCTGACCCTGACCCTCCTCACCGCCTGCTCCGACACTCAGTCTGTTCCGACCGTTTCCGGCAGCGCGGAACGTTTCGCGCAAGTTGCCCTCGTTCCCCTTCAGGCGGGAGATACGCCCGGCAGCGTGGCCCGGGCCCTAGACGGCACCATTCTGGAATGGAACGATTGCATCTCCGGGCAGTGCAGCGCCCTGGTCGGCCTGAACCAGCGGCCCGGCATCCTGAGCGCGCAGGCGCTGGGGCCTCTGAGAGGGCGGGACGTATCTATCGAGTCAAACCGTGACGTCTTCAAGGGCGGCACCCTGCTCGCCAACATGGGCGGCAAGATCTCCATGTGGGCCGGCGGGAAGATCTCCATGTGGGCAGGTGGCAAAATCTCCATGTGGGCGGGCGGGAAGATCTCGATGTGGGCCGGCGGCACGTACGCCGCACTTCCGGAAAACACCGGGCTGTGGCAGAAGATCGGCCTGGAAGAAGGTCAGGGCCTCGCGCCGCAGTTGGGAGCGGGCGTGACGGTGGCTGTGATCGACTCGGGCATCGACCTGCAGCACCCGGCCTTCCAGGGGTCCCTGAGCGCCCCGGACACTTGGCGGGACTTCTACGCCGACGACGCGGCGCCGCAGGAAGAAGGTGTGTTCGGTGAGGGTGCGTACGGGCACGGCACGAACGTGGCCGGCATCGTGCTGCAGGTCGCGCCCGCCGCGAAGATCATGCCGCTGCGCGTGCTCGGCGCGGACGGCTCCGGGGACGTGGTCATGGTCGCGCAGGCCATCGACTGGGCCGTCACCAGGGGCGCGGACGTGATCAACCTCAGCCTGGGCAGCGGCGAGTCCTCCAGGGTGGTGGACCGCGCGCTGGAACGCGCCGCCGCCAGTGGCGTCCTGGTCATCTCCTCCGCCGGAAACGAGAACGCTCCGGCCATCACGTACCCGGCCTCAGCCGCCAGCCGCAAGGGCCTGGACGGCACCAGCGTCAGCGTGGGCAGCGTGGACCTGACGGACCTGAAATCCGGGTTCTCGAACTACGCGCTCAACCTGAAGATGGTCGCGCCCGGCGAGAACGTGTACGCACCCGCCCCGGACGGTCAGATGGCCGCGTGGAGCGGGACGTCCATGGCCGCCCCGATGGTCTCGGGCAGCGTGGCGCTCGCACTGGGGGCCGGGGCCGACCGCAAGGAACTCGCCAAGAAGATCACAGACAAGGCGCACGATGTGTACAAAGACGGCGCGAACGCACCCTACGACGGACAACTGGGCAAGAAAGGTCGCCTGGACCTCCCGGCCTTCCTGAACGAAGTGCTGGACTGAGGTGATGGACGTGCCGGGCGCCTCCTCATCCTTGTCCCCTGAACGGAATCAGGAGGCGCTGCAGGCGGCCTGGACGTCCATCTCGTCCCTGCTGGAAAGCGATCCGGCGCAGGCGGTCCTGGCCGCGCAGGCGTGCCTGGACCGGACCACCGGGCAGGCCGTCCGCCAGCAGGACGCGCTCCGGACGCGGCTGCTGCTGGGCCGCGCGCAGCACGCCGCAGCGCACCTGGCGGAAGCGACCGCGACCCTGCGCGCCGTTGCGGGCGGAGCGCGGGCCCTGCACGACCCGCCCCTGGAAGCGGAAGCGCTCGCTGCCCTGGGGAAACTGCTGCTGGACGCCGGGGACCTTCAGGAAGCGGCGGAGAGCCTGAGCCGGGCGCTGCACCTGACCGAGCAACGGGCGTCCCTGCTGGGCGTGCGGGCCGCGGCGCTCAATCACCTCGCAGTCGTCCGGCACCAGCAGGGGCAGGTGACCGAGGCGCTGAACCTGCTGCAACAGGCGCTGGGTCTGCGCGAACAGGAAGGGAACGTCACGGGGCAGATTCACTGCCTGACCAACATCGGCATCATCCAGATGTGGTTCGGGCAGTACCGGGAGGCGGTCGTGACCCTCATGTCCGCCCACAGGCTGTACCAGACGCTGCCCGTGAACCTGAAGCTCGAAACGCCGATCCTGCATAACCTCGCGCACGTGCACAGCGCCAACGGGGACAACGACCTGGCGACCGAGGTGATGGACACCGCGTACCAGTCGGCCGTCGCGTCCCGCGACGTGCGCATGCAGGCCATGGCCAGCCTGAACCGCGGCATGTTCCTGCTGGAATCGGGCCGCACCGACGAGTCGCAGGACTCGCTGCAACTGGCGCTGGATCTCAGCCGCACCGCCAGTTACCAGATCATCGAGATGCACGCCCTGGACGGCCTGGGCACCCTGTACCTGCAGACCGGCGCGCTGGAGAACGCCGGCTGCGTCATTCGGCAGGCGCTGGACCTCGCGGTGCAGACCGGGTCACAGCAGGCGGAGCTGGAGGCGCGGCTGCAACTGGGCAAACTCCACTCCAGGCAGGGGGACCTGAACGCCGCGCGCCGGGAACTGCAACTGGCGCTGCAACAGGCGGTCGACGTGCAGTCCCTGAAGGAGGAAGGTGCGGCGCACGAATACCTGACGGACGTGCTGCGCGCCGCCGGCGAGTGGGACTTGGCCGTCACGCACGGGAAAGCGGCGCTGCGGGTCGAGCGGGAACTGTTCAACGCGGAGCGGGACCGGCACACGCAGAACCTGAACGTGCAGTTCGAGGTGACGCGCGCCCGTTATGAAACGGACCTGTACCGCTTGCGCACCGAGGTGGAACGCGAGGGCCGCGAGAGCGCCGAGCGGCTGGTCCGGGAACGCACTGCGGAACTCGCGCAGGCGCAGCAGGAGGTCGTGACCCGCCTCGCGATGGCCGCCGAGTACCGGGACGACACGACCGGCGAGCACACCCGCCGCGTCGGCCGGATGGCCGCGCTGATCGCGCTGGCACTGGGCTGGCCGCCGGAACAGGCGGGCGTACTGAGCATCGCGGCGCGCCTGCACGACGTGGGGAAAATCGGTATTCCCGACAGCGTGCTCCTGAAAACCAGCACCCTGGAACCCGAGGAGTTCCAGCAGATGCAGACGCACACGCTGATCGGCGCGCGGATCCTGTCGGGCGGCCGCTCCGAACTGCTGCGCATGGCCGAGGAGATCGCCCGCACGCACCATGAACGCTGGGACGGCAGCGGGTACCCGTCCGGGCTGCGCGGCAACGAGATTCCGGTCACGGGGCGGATCGTGGCCGTCGCGGACGTGTTCGACGCGCTCACGCAGGCGCGGCCCTACAAGGTGGCCTGGACGCCGACCGAGGCGGCCGAGGAGATCCGCCGACAGCGCGGCACGCATTTTGACCCACTGGTGGTGGATATCGCCTTGCCCCTGCTGCTCGAGCCCCGCCCGGCGCCCACCCTAGCAGATGACGACACGGTCAGCCTGACCCAGGAAGATGCCAATCACGTTCTGAACGTCTTCGAGCAACTGCTGATCGAACGGACCCGTGAACTGGAACAGGCGCGTCAGGAGGCCCTGCAACTCGCGGCGCACATGGAAAACATGGCCCTGACCGATAGCCTGACCGGTCTCGGGAACCGCCGCGCGTTCGAGTTGAACCTCGAGCAGTGGCTGGACCGGGGCGCGCGTGACCGGATGGAATTCACGGTGGTGTCCCTGGACCTCGACGGACTCAAGGGCATCAACGACCTGTACGGGCACGCGCGGGGCGACGAGTACCTGCGCTGCTTCGCGCAGGCGCTTAATGAATCGTTCGGGGCGCTGGGACCCGTCTACCGGATCGGCGGGGATGAGTTCGCGGCGCTGGCCTCCACGCCTCTGAATCCACTGATGCTGGGCCGCCTGATGGATGAGGTCGAGCAGGCCGTCTCGGCACGCGGTTTTCCCGGCGCGGCGGCCAGCTCGGGGTCCGCCGTCTACCCGCAGGACGCACAGAAAGCCGGGGAACTGCTGCACCTGAGCGACCACCGGATGTACGAGGTCAAACTGTCCCGCCGCAGCGCCCAGTCGTAACCCGTCGCGGCCACCGCTGTTGGATCAGACCGGCCC
The DNA window shown above is from Deinococcus aquaticus and carries:
- a CDS encoding S8 family serine peptidase — encoded protein: MTRTVSFLGLLTLTLLTACSDTQSVPTVSGSAERFAQVALVPLQAGDTPGSVARALDGTILEWNDCISGQCSALVGLNQRPGILSAQALGPLRGRDVSIESNRDVFKGGTLLANMGGKISMWAGGKISMWAGGKISMWAGGKISMWAGGTYAALPENTGLWQKIGLEEGQGLAPQLGAGVTVAVIDSGIDLQHPAFQGSLSAPDTWRDFYADDAAPQEEGVFGEGAYGHGTNVAGIVLQVAPAAKIMPLRVLGADGSGDVVMVAQAIDWAVTRGADVINLSLGSGESSRVVDRALERAAASGVLVISSAGNENAPAITYPASAASRKGLDGTSVSVGSVDLTDLKSGFSNYALNLKMVAPGENVYAPAPDGQMAAWSGTSMAAPMVSGSVALALGAGADRKELAKKITDKAHDVYKDGANAPYDGQLGKKGRLDLPAFLNEVLD
- a CDS encoding HD domain-containing phosphohydrolase codes for the protein MSPERNQEALQAAWTSISSLLESDPAQAVLAAQACLDRTTGQAVRQQDALRTRLLLGRAQHAAAHLAEATATLRAVAGGARALHDPPLEAEALAALGKLLLDAGDLQEAAESLSRALHLTEQRASLLGVRAAALNHLAVVRHQQGQVTEALNLLQQALGLREQEGNVTGQIHCLTNIGIIQMWFGQYREAVVTLMSAHRLYQTLPVNLKLETPILHNLAHVHSANGDNDLATEVMDTAYQSAVASRDVRMQAMASLNRGMFLLESGRTDESQDSLQLALDLSRTASYQIIEMHALDGLGTLYLQTGALENAGCVIRQALDLAVQTGSQQAELEARLQLGKLHSRQGDLNAARRELQLALQQAVDVQSLKEEGAAHEYLTDVLRAAGEWDLAVTHGKAALRVERELFNAERDRHTQNLNVQFEVTRARYETDLYRLRTEVEREGRESAERLVRERTAELAQAQQEVVTRLAMAAEYRDDTTGEHTRRVGRMAALIALALGWPPEQAGVLSIAARLHDVGKIGIPDSVLLKTSTLEPEEFQQMQTHTLIGARILSGGRSELLRMAEEIARTHHERWDGSGYPSGLRGNEIPVTGRIVAVADVFDALTQARPYKVAWTPTEAAEEIRRQRGTHFDPLVVDIALPLLLEPRPAPTLADDDTVSLTQEDANHVLNVFEQLLIERTRELEQARQEALQLAAHMENMALTDSLTGLGNRRAFELNLEQWLDRGARDRMEFTVVSLDLDGLKGINDLYGHARGDEYLRCFAQALNESFGALGPVYRIGGDEFAALASTPLNPLMLGRLMDEVEQAVSARGFPGAAASSGSAVYPQDAQKAGELLHLSDHRMYEVKLSRRSAQS